The following are from one region of the Pseudomonadota bacterium genome:
- a CDS encoding methyl-accepting chemotaxis protein — protein sequence MSGNLAQSFWIAGALFVLPIAAMVYFVVTDLSAQIEFADKERLGAEYIAPLVRFQRAVIDYRTGVASPPAVDGTSEATEADLAAAVERAAQEVGAVDQLNGGILRVADLWEIASRDWTRIKLGMHDVTREERLAATDTLLVRLRKSIQDVADSSNLTLDPEIHTYYLMDTLSQKVPQALQFLGDGRDAGIASRNSAALADMVRFRSSMTSAAVASDQIRNSVKRAVESYVPLDGTVGPAAKKAQDAIEGVVRFAETGTPDTTTSSSDPASPEPQFEPSALEPPDPPPLPAALHDPMDPVSARVPAVAGGPTPSGTPFEIRDVSAWREATDRAVEALTTTADKSAVALQTLLLARVTDFKVTLWMRVVFTVGFCLVAVVTLRLLSGNQVRVARERNEEAARIAAENQNNQQAILRLMDELAEISEGNLAARTTVTPEITGAIADSINATVTELYGVVTGIDTAAKQVTNATDEARVVASRLASSARAQSTRIKDAATAVQLMTRSITEVSETAKRSADVAKHTLDAAETGAQAVHSSITNMESIRAQIQETSKRIKRLGESSQEIGEIVDLISDITEQTNVLALNAAIQAAAAGEAGRGFTVVAEEVQRLAEHSATATNEIAALVKTIQSDTQDATTAMEQSTQRVVEGTRLSDSTGSALIDIERVSKDLAGLVQSIFVSTQMQTEIAQGVSANMGGILDVTEKTTTGAGYIASAMNQLTETAGHLKRSVARFRL from the coding sequence ATGAGCGGCAACCTCGCGCAGTCGTTCTGGATCGCGGGCGCCCTGTTCGTCCTGCCGATCGCCGCGATGGTCTATTTCGTCGTCACCGATCTGAGCGCTCAGATCGAGTTCGCGGATAAAGAACGGCTGGGTGCGGAATACATCGCCCCATTGGTCCGTTTTCAACGAGCGGTGATCGATTACCGGACCGGGGTCGCCTCGCCGCCGGCGGTGGACGGCACTTCTGAGGCGACCGAGGCGGACCTCGCCGCAGCGGTCGAGCGCGCGGCGCAGGAGGTCGGGGCCGTCGACCAGCTTAATGGTGGCATTCTGCGCGTCGCGGATCTGTGGGAGATCGCCAGCCGCGATTGGACCCGGATCAAATTGGGGATGCACGATGTCACCCGCGAGGAGCGCCTCGCCGCCACCGATACCCTGCTCGTCCGGCTGAGGAAATCCATCCAGGACGTCGCGGACAGTTCCAACCTGACCTTGGATCCGGAAATCCATACCTATTACCTGATGGACACCTTGAGCCAGAAGGTCCCCCAGGCCCTCCAGTTTCTGGGCGATGGGCGTGACGCCGGGATCGCCTCGCGCAACTCGGCTGCGCTGGCCGACATGGTGCGGTTTCGCTCGTCCATGACCAGTGCCGCGGTCGCCAGCGACCAGATTAGGAACAGCGTGAAGCGCGCGGTGGAGTCCTACGTGCCTCTTGACGGGACCGTGGGACCCGCAGCCAAGAAGGCCCAGGACGCGATCGAAGGGGTGGTTCGCTTCGCCGAGACGGGTACCCCCGACACGACGACGTCATCGTCCGACCCGGCGTCTCCAGAACCACAGTTCGAGCCATCGGCACTCGAACCCCCAGACCCTCCCCCTCTCCCCGCGGCGCTGCACGATCCCATGGATCCGGTCTCAGCGCGTGTACCGGCGGTGGCCGGCGGCCCGACACCATCCGGCACACCCTTCGAGATCCGCGATGTCTCCGCGTGGCGAGAGGCGACCGATCGTGCGGTGGAGGCCCTGACGACGACCGCCGACAAGAGTGCGGTAGCCCTGCAGACCCTGCTCCTGGCGCGGGTCACCGATTTCAAGGTGACGCTCTGGATGCGCGTCGTATTCACGGTCGGGTTCTGCTTGGTCGCGGTGGTCACGTTGCGCCTCCTGAGCGGGAATCAGGTCCGAGTAGCGCGGGAGCGAAACGAGGAGGCCGCCCGGATCGCCGCCGAGAACCAGAACAACCAGCAGGCGATCCTGCGTCTCATGGACGAGCTCGCCGAGATCTCGGAAGGCAACCTCGCTGCCCGGACCACGGTCACGCCGGAGATCACCGGCGCGATCGCCGACTCGATCAACGCCACCGTCACCGAGCTGTATGGCGTGGTGACCGGTATCGATACCGCCGCCAAGCAGGTGACCAACGCCACCGATGAGGCACGCGTCGTGGCTTCGCGCCTGGCCTCGTCCGCACGCGCGCAGTCCACTCGGATCAAGGATGCTGCTACGGCCGTTCAGCTCATGACCCGGTCGATCACCGAGGTGTCCGAGACCGCCAAGCGCTCGGCCGATGTGGCGAAGCATACCCTCGACGCCGCGGAAACGGGCGCCCAGGCCGTCCATTCTTCGATCACCAATATGGAGAGCATACGCGCCCAGATCCAGGAGACCTCGAAGCGCATCAAACGCCTCGGCGAAAGCTCCCAGGAGATCGGTGAGATCGTCGATCTCATCTCGGATATCACGGAGCAGACCAATGTGCTGGCCCTGAATGCCGCGATCCAGGCCGCCGCTGCCGGTGAAGCCGGACGCGGGTTTACCGTGGTCGCCGAAGAGGTGCAGCGGCTGGCGGAACATTCCGCCACGGCAACCAACGAGATCGCGGCCCTGGTCAAGACCATTCAGTCGGATACTCAGGATGCGACGACGGCCATGGAGCAGAGCACCCAGCGGGTAGTCGAGGGGACCAGGCTCTCCGACTCCACGGGCTCGGCGCTCATCGACATCGAACGTGTGTCCAAGGACCTCGCGGGCCTGGTCCAGTCCATTTTCGTGTCGACCCAGATGCAGACCGAGATCGCCCAGGGGGTATCCGCCAACATGGGTGGGATCCTGGACGTTACCGAAAAGACCACGACCGGCGCCGGGTATATCGCCAGCGCGATGAACCAGCTCACGGAGACCGCCGGCCATTTGAAACGCTCGGTCGCCCGCTTCAGGCTATAG